ACAACAGTTCAGACTTGTAAATATGAGGAAGGCCTTTCAATAAACTATGTCCTGATTACATGAATGATGTTTGGAAACACTGACCTGTGGTTTTAGTTGTTAAATgttcaaaatgaaaaaatgaaacaCAACCAGAAATAAACCAAAATGTATTGAATTACAACTGAAAATTTTAGAAAGATCTTAGCACCCATAGTACCAAACGTAAACCAAAGACTACTAAGGAGCAACAATTTTAAGGAGTGGTTCATACAGATCGGGTATCTCAGCCTTGTAGGGCAGCACAAATAATTGTATGAACTTTGACTCTGATATGCTCAGAACACTAGAAAGAGCCAAGTTTCTTCTCTCAAGCTTCTTTTCGTCCAAAATTTTCAAGACTTGCACCCGAGGCACCACCCTTTTTTCCAGACTATAGATAAAAAACCCTAGATGAGAAACCAAGTAAGCCGGTCCAAGACCAAGCTCCTTCATGAAAAGATTCAGTTTTTCCTGAATTCTAACTTCTGAGAACCCAATACAATAAGGTAACTTCTGGAACATCTGGAGTATATCATCATCAGACCATCCAAAACTCTTGAAAATTCCAATCTTTCTATCCAAAGCAGATTTCTTTTGCGAGGACAACACTTGAAATCCATAATGAAAAAAAGGGGAGTCACGCGGAACTTGAAAATCGTTCTCCAGTCTATGCAACAAATCCTTAATCCTCTCAGGCTTTTGTGTAAGATAATTAGGATATAAAAGCACaagttttcttattttctcatcAGAAAAACCAAAGTTTCTCAACAACAATAGATTAGCCCCCATAGTACGCTGAGGACCAAAAGTAAGCAACCAAGGAGCTCTCTTTAACGCCTTAACTACATTTTCATCACTACCCAAAGTTCTCCTAAGGCAATCAATGGTAGGTCTCAAATGAGTATCTAAACCTCTATCTATAATTTGTGCATCTTTAGCAATTACATTCACCAGGTCCGACCCGGATAACCCGAGATCCATAAGGCACTGAAATTTGGGTTTTAGGGTTTTGGAAACATCACGGATTAGCAATTTGGGTGCTCTAGAAACCATTTTTTTCATCTGGGTATTGTCGAAACCGGTTTGTTTCAAGAAATTGATGACTAAATGAGGATTCTTTAAGGATTTCAATGAAGCTACCTTGGAAGAAGTAGAAGCAGCTTCTTCATTGGAGAATCCGAGAGAATCAACAAGGTATTTAACCAAGAAATGGGTCGGGGCAGGAGTAGAGGTTGATGAGTAGAGAAATTGAGACCTGAAACTGTAAAAATCG
This region of Solanum dulcamara chromosome 9, daSolDulc1.2, whole genome shotgun sequence genomic DNA includes:
- the LOC129902726 gene encoding transcription termination factor MTERF5, chloroplastic-like, whose amino-acid sequence is MQAYSTSRLQLNDMLNRFRGTHTCILHGNGFDFYSFRSQFLYSSTSTPAPTHFLVKYLVDSLGFSNEEAASTSSKVASLKSLKNPHLVINFLKQTGFDNTQMKKMVSRAPKLLIRDVSKTLKPKFQCLMDLGLSGSDLVNVIAKDAQIIDRGLDTHLRPTIDCLRRTLGSDENVVKALKRAPWLLTFGPQRTMGANLLLLRNFGFSDEKIRKLVLLYPNYLTQKPERIKDLLHRLENDFQVPRDSPFFHYGFQVLSSQKKSALDRKIGIFKSFGWSDDDILQMFQKLPYCIGFSEVRIQEKLNLFMKELGLGPAYLVSHLGFFIYSLEKRVVPRVQVLKILDEKKLERRNLALSSVLSISESKFIQLFVLPYKAEIPDLYEPLLKIVAP